The candidate division TA06 bacterium genome includes a window with the following:
- a CDS encoding PhoH family protein produces the protein MTKEINEITERISLAGIDPVNLLGPQDSNLKVIQHSFKAKIFARGDEVVIKGSADELEAITSLILHLRVQVESGAVLQERDIGLAISQAHQRHKDIEERGAVASLALKKLIRPKSPGQSQYLEAIKNSDLVIAIGPAGTGKTYLAVAAAVAALNERQVERVILCRPAVEAGESLGFLPGDFKDKIDPYMRPLYDALYDLMSPEKVRRFLANDIIEIVPLAYMRGRTLNSSFVILDEAQNATRTQMKMFLTRLGFNSKAVVTGDVTQIDLARNDGSGLVHIQEVLSRVEGIKFINLSERDVVRHHLVQRIIQAYQSNSQAESRGQNQDEKTGPSD, from the coding sequence ATGACCAAAGAAATCAACGAAATAACCGAACGGATCTCCCTGGCCGGCATTGACCCGGTGAATCTATTGGGGCCGCAGGATTCCAACTTAAAGGTGATCCAGCATTCCTTCAAGGCCAAGATATTCGCCCGGGGCGACGAGGTGGTGATCAAGGGCTCGGCCGATGAGCTGGAAGCCATCACCTCGCTGATCCTCCATCTTAGGGTCCAGGTGGAATCCGGGGCGGTGCTTCAGGAGCGGGACATCGGCCTGGCCATCAGCCAGGCCCACCAGCGGCACAAGGACATCGAGGAGCGGGGGGCCGTGGCCTCCCTGGCCCTGAAGAAACTGATCCGGCCCAAATCTCCCGGCCAGTCCCAGTACCTGGAGGCCATCAAGAACAGCGACCTGGTGATCGCCATCGGGCCGGCCGGCACCGGCAAGACCTATCTGGCGGTGGCCGCGGCGGTGGCGGCGTTGAACGAGCGCCAGGTGGAGCGCGTCATATTATGCCGCCCGGCGGTGGAGGCGGGGGAATCCCTAGGGTTTTTGCCCGGAGATTTCAAGGACAAGATCGACCCCTACATGCGCCCGCTGTACGACGCCCTGTACGACCTGATGTCCCCGGAAAAGGTCCGCCGCTTCCTGGCCAACGACATCATCGAGATCGTGCCCCTGGCCTACATGCGGGGCCGGACCCTCAACAGCTCCTTCGTGATCCTGGACGAGGCCCAGAACGCCACCCGCACCCAGATGAAGATGTTTTTGACCCGGCTGGGCTTCAACTCCAAGGCCGTGGTCACCGGCGACGTTACCCAGATAGACCTGGCCCGGAACGACGGCTCCGGACTGGTGCACATCCAGGAGGTGCTTTCCCGGGTGGAGGGAATAAAATTCATCAACCTTTCGGAACGCGATGTGGTCCGGCACCACCTGGTACAGCGCATCATCCAAGCTTACCAGAGCAACAGCCAGGCCGAAAGCCGCG